TTTACTCCAGTATCTTATTAATATCtacataaaataattttgaaatccATAATTATTGCCTAATCGGTTTTAAATCAAAGCTGTATTTTAAATCATATAAATATAAGGCACTACCAACATGTTGTGATATAGTAAATCAGTAATGATCTAGAGTTTTATGTTACATTTACAGATGGAAGGCGATAACAACCAAAGCCAAGACTCTTCCCAAATGGTTCAACGGTTACTCCCACCTCATGAACCGCACCACTCTGATTTTGAAACCAATCCCCTGAACAACACCAATCCCCAGAACAACAACTCTACAGGGGGTGGCGGTTTTTTCCCAAAAAGTTGTCCACGAGGCCGTCCTCGTGGCTCCAAAAACAAGCCTAAGACTCCTGTTGTCCGCAATTGTGAGAGCTTCAATGTTCTCGAGGCGCACGTTCTTGAAATTTCATCGGGCGCTGACATAATGGAGACCCTTAACACATATGCAATGCAGAGAGGCAGAGGTGTGTGTATCTTTAATGGGAAGGGGACAGTTTGGAATGTTATCATCCACCAACATGCTTCTTCTTCCTTGTCTGGGGGCGTTATTACACTGCCAGGTGCTTTTGAGATTATTTCGATTACTGGGATAGTGCTTCCTCCCCCGGCTCCACCAGGATTCGGGAGCCTATCGATCTTTTTATCAGGAGGACAAGGGCAGGTTCTTGGGGGAAAAGTGGTAGGTCCGCTGATTGCCAAAGGTGCAGTTATTTTGATGGTGGCTACTTTTGCTAATGCGGTATTTGAGCGTATACCATTGGAGAGGCACGGGGCAGCAGAGCAGGAAAATGCAGCAAATGGTGCTAATCAGGTGCAGGAGGTTCAGCCACTAATATCTCAGGCATTTACCGTGATAGGAAGTGTTGGTACTAGTCTTTCTTTGTTTAATGCAGGGCCTGCTGTAGATTTGCCAAATAATTTTGTTGCACCAGGGCCTCCCTTTTAGATATTGAATCAACAACCCGTGTATTTAGATAAAAGGCTTCTAGACAATATTTCTTTTATTGGAACAATATTTATGAACAATTTATGAACAAGTATAATATGATAGAAGGGTATTCTCTTTGCTAATTTATGAACAATGATTTCTGAGATATATATTTTGTTAAgttcataattaaataattacactttacttgatatttttttaattaattaatttgtttACTAGAAAATATGCCGTTTTAATTGGAACTAATAACCAACTCATCATTCCATATTAGCTTAATCAAGGTATAATCTATTGGTCATATCTCCAAAACAAAATTTACTTATGCAATGTGTTAATATTTTTAATCAACaaagttaattattttaaaacagaaTTATTCTCACATCTCTTCTATGAAAAAAAACCTTAATAACACATAATATTCCATTAATTTATCACATAATCCCATAAATACCTAAGAAAATTTGATGCAATGTAGTTACATTCAACTAATAAGTATTTCATAACTCCTTATGATTTACAAAACCGACATAATGTTGGGTCAGTTTTTggtcaaaaaaattatataaactataaatgtaaataatttaaatttgttATTTGTCAACTACAGTTGTTATTTTTATAATAGTTTACAAATTATACAAAATTCTATTATACTAGTTAGTAACATGTGTGAAGTACGGGCCTAAATTATAAAATATCAAATACTACATTTATATCTCTCCAATGGCCTTTTGTTTTGGCTACTTTGGAAAAAATGGGATTCTCATCCCCTTTTATCTCTTGGATTAAAGCTTGCATTTGCACAACAAAGTTTTCTATCAAACTTAATGGCATTATTCACGGTTATTTTGATGGTGCGCAAGGAATTCACCAAGGTGATCCTTTGTCGCCTTATCTCTTCACTATATGCATCAATGTTCTTTGTTGTCTATTAAAGCCAAAGCCTCCTGCCTTCAAATATCATTGGAAATGCAAGCACTTGTTCCTCTATGAGTGGGCTTCAGCCAAGCATTCACAAAAGCAATAGTTTTTTCTGCAATGCTTCCCCCGAGTTTTTTGATTGGTTTGATAATGATTTTTCTATTCCTAGAGGGTGTCTACCAGTTAAGTTTCTTGGGGTGTCTTCAATTTCTGGTCAGTTGTGCTTGAATGACTGCATTCCCCTGATTGATAAAATCACTGCTAGAATTCATAATTAGACTTCACTGCTACTTTTTTTTGCTGGAAGAGTTCGCCTAATAAACTCTGTTCTACATGCTATCGAGGCCTATTGGTGCAACCATTTTTTGCTTCCAACGGCGGTTCATGCACATATCCGATCTTTGTTGACTCGTTTTTTTGTGGAGGAGTAATATTAATCAGAAAGGTGGTGCTAAAATATCTTGGAGAATAGTTTGTCTCCCTAAGAAGGAAGGGGGCCTTGGTGTTAAAAATATGGTGGATTGAAATCGAGCTCAAATTATAGGTCACTTACTCAAGGTTGTCACAAAAAACTCTAATTTGTGGTCTACTTGGGTTAATGCTACTCTTCTTCGTAACAAACATTTCTGGACCATGAAAATTACTCCTGACTCATCCTGGATCTGGAAAAAGGTTCTCAAACTTCGTAACATTGCATTGTAGTTCATCACCTATGATATAGGGAATGGATGCAATACTTCGTTGTGGTTTGATCCTTGGTGGGAAGGGGTCTGTCTTGTATCTACTTTGACATCTCCCATCATTCGTCAATGTGGTCTTTCAAGTACTGCTACTGTTGGTGTGCTGCTTCAAACTGGTCATTGGGCGTTGCCAACTCCCAACTCTAGACATCATCACGTGGATCCTCTCGTAACGCAATGGCTTGAACATTTTTCCTTTCCGGTTGTGCGAGTTCATAGAGAAGACAGGATACTTTGGGCAAGCATTCATGTTGTCAAGATAAAGACATGGAATATTTGGGATTCTATCAAAAATAGGGGAACTGAGATAAGTTGGGCTCTTGCGGTTTGGCACAAACTCACAATCTATCGTTATGTGCACCACCAATGGGTGGCTTGTCATGGGTGTCTCCCTACGCTTGCGCGCCATGCTCGTTTTGGCATTGCTTTTTCTCAGATTTTTTACTTGTGTATAGGAGGTCTCGAGGCAGACAATCTCCTTCTTAGACATTGTCCAACAATGCTTTCGTACTTCGGAAAATTTGTACTCTCTTGCATGTGCACATTTTGGGTGACTCTTGGCTTCACTGTCTGGAGTTAGTTTTACAGATTGAAGACAGGCTACTTCGTACCCTTTCTTTATATTGCCTTCAGATCTTTTGTTATCATATTTGGAGGGAAAGAAACGTACGGGTTCATGATAAAAGCTGTTTTGGGTCTCAACAACTTTTTGACGAGATCGTGGTCGATTTTAAAGCAAAATTAGCTAGTTCTTTATGGTTCTCTAAACTAGTTTCTACTAGGCCTGAGTATATTTTTGATTGCTTTCTATCTTCAATCTGCTTGTAGATTGATTATAGATAGTCCCCTTTATGGCCTGTCATAGAGTTTGGGTATATCCCTTATTTTTCTTAGTTTCTACAATATATACATACTTAGCAACAACAAaaaatctctccaacataataTTATTAAGACTCGAAAAAAAAAGATCACGAAAACTTATCATATTAAAGCGGTTTGTTTATAAATACTCGTTAATGACATATACTTTTTAATTACTATACTGAGATCATTCCTCGGAATACTAACAATTTAAAGTGTTTTACTTTACAAAATTTATTAAATACTATAAAGTGTGAATAgcaataaataatatttaattataggTAGTCATAATAATTAAATCCAAGTGAAATAATAGAAGATACAttacaaattaatttttttttaattacatTATTGCAAAGAATCAAAATATAGTGAAATTATTAATAAGCATTATTAAAAGTGTATAATAAGTAAATCTTATTTAACTATGTATAGTCATGCCAAATTGAAATCTAAGTAAAATCATAAAagttaaattataaataaattttatgtagGTTATGGGGAATCGAACCATGttaaaattaaataattgaaaattatatcaataaattttgaataaaaacGTAGTTGTGGGGAATCAAACTCGCGATTACAATGAGAGTCTTAATAAATTATTGTGTTCCATTTAAAGAGTGTATTACTTATTAAAaaattgtatataaaaaataaaGTGTAAATAAAATAGAAGTCAATTCGTCACACTATTATTATAACCAAAAGTCAACAAAATCTACAAAGAAAAATAGTAAGTAAGTAGTTATGATTTAgtgatataaaatttaaaaaatatatatataaatatctaaTAAGTACCAAAATTTAGTAATTTGTTACTTTTGATATGTTTATGTTCCAATAAATTATGGCTTAATTGTTTATAAAAATTAAATAGTACAGgttaaaaaaaatctaaaaaaaagTATGTCAATATGTGTTAGTACTTGGATGAACACTAACTACTATAAAATAAAGTCTACAATTCATTTCATGTTAGTACTTATAATTTaataacataaaattttaaaaatatatatatataattatatggTGAGTACCAAATTTGGTACTTTAGTAATTTTGTATTTCAATCAAAGATGATTTCATTTATTAATAAAAGTGTGGAattaatattacttaatatttatatttatttttttcaatatAAATTGTTTAATAGTACTTAATTATTGATATGaagttatttttaaaattaaaataattatctTGGAAGAATAAGAGGAAAAGAAGGAGAACTGATTTTGAACAATAAAGTAAGGCAGATGGTTAACCATCTAACTCGTTATAATAAGAAAGACAAACAATATGGTCAAAGACTCCTCGTATATGGTATATTTCactttttataatataaaaaaggTTAATTATTGATAAGAAGTtgttttttaaattaaaataatcacTTTTTAATATTATTTGTTTAACTTTTTTAATATAGTTtgtttaatattacttaattattgataaaaaaattatctttgaaattaaaataattatctTTTTCTGTATAATTTGTTTAATATCGCTCCTTAAAAATGTTTTTCTATATAATAAAAGTAAAGAGTTGCTTAGATGAAAATTAACTAATAGAAAATAAAGTCTGCAGAGAATTGAAGTTGTTAATAGTTGAGATTTAATAatattatcatattttaaaaacaattataTGGTCATGATACTAATGGATAGAGGACAAAGTCAATTTGTGTTAACAGTTGTACCAAATTTGGTAATTCAATATTTTGATAATAAAGAGTATAGATGGCTCCAAAAGGGGCTCCAAAAGGTTCTCTTCAAATCGCAAACGAAAAAACGACCAAACATAAAAGGGAAATTATGTTTTTAATAGTTGAAGATAAGGTCTTGTACTATAACCCACTTCGAAAAACTCAACTTATTATAAATTAtgaattataaaaaaaatccatTATATGTCTCTCCAAAAGGTCCTCTTTAAACCCCAAAGCCCAGTTAACAAGTCACCAAACATAGAAGGTAATTTATTTTGATGAGATTCTAGTATAATAGTCAAAGAAGTTGAGTTCGTGTTGTATAGCATGTTGGAGGCTCACTGTTATTAGGCCCGTATAACGTGTTTTGGCCAAAGAAGATAAGGCACTACGTGGACTGAAGAATGGTCGGCCCAATAACGAGGACGACGATTTGTCCAATAAAGATGAGGACACAGTCTCCTAGCCACAACTGCCACATCCCCCCTCTAAACGCAACGAACCGACAAGTTCGGAGAGTAACGTTGATGGTTAAGGTTATGTacacaaaaaaaaaattcattcaTCAACACACACTCTCTGATCAAATTAATATCTTGTATTTTGAATTATCCATACAAAAACCAGTTAACTTATTCTCataccggaggtgaatcgggggatCATCTACCGCATTCATCTCTTTGTAGGCCGAAGTTTATTCATCGGGACGGAGACCAAGTCGGCAGAGAATTGGTTATAATATTTGGCGCCGTTTGTGGGAATACGAGATTAAGTCCTGAGATCAGAGACGATGACTAAAAGCAACATTGAGCAGGGCCATTCGAGGTTCACCGATCCGAAAACTAATCCTACGATGCAATCTGTGATTAACCCTCGGAATCTGGGAGCTGATTTCGATGAGGAAGCCGAAATAGTCCCAACTCCTGAAGAACAGGAGATGCTAAGAAAGCTGAGAGCAGAAAATATCGCCAAAGAAAAGGGAAAATTGAAAGAGGCCGATGAGACTCAACAAAGGACCAAAAATGGGAGGTCGATGTGCTGAAACTCAATGTCATAAAGCTACGAAGGGAAGAGTTAAAACTGGAGGAGAGAGTGCTTAGAGCATCACTCGAAGAAACCAAAGGGGCTAAGAGTACTCGAAAAGAGAAACGAGTCCACGTTAAGGAAGATGATTCCACGGACTCTAACTCACACCACGGGAGGAAGATGACGAAAGTTATTTTGACTTTGGAGTTTGACCATGAAGAAGAAGGTGATGTGTTCGGCACTAGGCTGTCCATGCTAGAAAAGGCCATGTTTGGGGACAAGAAATTTAACCGTAAACCGGTTGTGACCTAAGAAATAGAGGCATATCGGCCTCTTCCAAGAGAAGAGAACAGTTTTTAAAAATGACTAAGTTCAATGGGAGGGGGATCCTGAAGATAATTGTGACAAATATGAATTATTGATGACTGGCGTGGGTCATATCCAGACGATGTTGTGTAAGATATTTAAGACGTACCTAAAAAGAGGGGCTTCGATGTGGTACAAATCGCTTCGTCCATATTCGATCCATTCATATGAGcagctgaaggaaaagttataAGGAACTATTCACACCTATGCCGAAGAGACAAAGATAATGAGACTCTCATCCATTTTAGGCAGTGGAAAAACGAGTCCCTAGGTGATTACCTAGCCAGGTTTAAGGAGGAAGCAGACATGGTCACCGATCTGAATAAGACAAAGGCTATGGGATATCTAACCACTGGACTGGGCCCAATCAAAGATAAAAAAACTCATATCATCTCTTTATGATTATCCCCCAAAATATCTTAATGACATATATGTGATGGGTGAGAACATTCGGAGGAAAATGGAAATTCTGGAAGGGTATAGAGAGCCACGAAGAGAGGGCCGAAGCAGGCAGTCCGATCTTATGAGTACTCTCGAGGGTCCAACCGTGACCGAAGGGAAGATCGtaggaataataataaaaaatagaCTGGTCGGGGCCTGGAAAGGTGAAGAGATGGAGATTTGACCACGTTTACACCTCTTAATGCGTTGatctccaagattctccatgaGATTAAAGGAAAGACATGCTTTTTCCATCTCGCCAAAATAAAAATGGCTGATCACCAGAAGAATTCGGACAAGTACTGTGACTACCATCAGGATAAGGGGCATAATACAGATGAATTCTTCCACCTGAAGAAGATAATTGAGAAGATTATTAAGGCCAGAGAATTGAATAAGTTTGTAAGGGATCTGAGGGACAAGATGGAACAGAACGATGCAAAAAATAGAGGGATCGAAGAAATATATCAGGGAGAGGTGAAGACCATCTCAGGTGGCAGTGCCCTCGGTCTTGATAGCAagaatgccagaaagaggtaGCCACCAAGTTTATAACATGTGTCAGTTCAGCCTTGCCAGGAAGGCCATGCCCCTCTCCTTTACCGAAGAGGACTATGAATATGTCATATGCCCTCATGAGGACCCACTTGTAATATCTTTTTCCATCGGACATACACTAAGATGAACCTAGCGGGACAATAAATGGAACCGTGCCGTGAAACACCTCTCGAGGCCTTTGGCGGACATCATATCCCCTCTGAAGGTACGATCACTTTACCTATTATTATCGGTAAATTGCCCTGTACTGCTGAAATATAGGTCAAGTTCTATATTATGAGGGTTGAAAGCCAGTATAATCCACTCTTTGGCCGACCCTTCTTATCCGTTTTCCAAGTCGTGGAGTACATACCCCATCTCAAGCTGAAGTTCCCCACGGAAAAGGGGGTTGGTATGATGAGAGGGGACCAGAAGATGACGAGGATTATCATGCTCGAGGACCTCGACAAAGATAAGGAGTACGAGGAGAATGACTTAAAAGGGAAAAGAAAGTGTTTTGAAGCCGAACCAAGTGGGAATAAATAGTTACTGAATATTGAACTGAAGAAGTTTGGAGCCGACCTGTCTTGCCCAATTGCCGAGCATGGGGCCGAAGTAGGAGAGGTCGAGCTCTACGCTGGATGTTCAGGAAAGATGGTTCGTATAGGAAAAAATATGGAACCTGACCTGAAGGAGAAGGTTATCACAGTGGTAAGGCAATACCAAGACGTATTCGCATGGGGTCCCGAAGACATGCACGGGCTAGATCCGAAGACAGGTAAGTATTGCCTTAATGTGAAGCTCGAGGCTAAGCCCGTGAGACAAAAGAAGAGAAGCTCGAGGCTAAGCCCGTGAGACAAAAGAAGAGAACCTTCGCCTCAGAGCGACAGAAAGTTATGGAAGCCGAGGTTGAAAAGTTATTGGAATCCAAGTTCATTGAGATTGAATACTATGATTGGCTTGCTAATGTAGTCGCAGTCAAGAAAGCAAACAataaatggaggatgtgtgtagaCTACCCAGACTTTAATAAAGCATGTCTGAAAGATCATTACCTCTTGTCGAGCATTGACCAGCTGATAGATGCCACGGCCGGCTACGAAGTCCTCGGCTTTCTTGATACCTTTTCGGGTTACCATCAGATAATCATGAATACGGCTGATATCCCAAAGACAGCCTTCATCATGCCAAAGGGAACATACCCATACATTAAAATGCCCTTTAGCCTGAAGAATGTAGTGTCAACCTTTCAACGTATAATCAATATAGTCTTCAAATAATAAATTGGGCGCAATATGGAATGTTATGTGGACGATATGATTGTTAAGTCACTTTTCCAGGACCACGCTAAAGACCTCCGAGAATATTTTGAAACTCTGAGAAAAAATAGCATAAAGATTAATTTGAGCAAGTGCATAAGAAAAAGGGGATCGATTATACACCGTAATTAGGAGAGGGGAATGATTCAAATCTCGATTATGGGTCCACTATCCTCCCCGATTCAATCTCCCTCGGCTTGTTGTGTTTGTTGTTTGTTGTGTGTCTGTGTTTGTCTGTGTTGTGCGTCTGGATTTTTGTCTGTGTTCTGTGAGTGTTTGCCAGGGATTGCATAAGAAATAACTGACCCCAACCGCTGAAATTATTCGCGGTCTGTGGGCTAGGGGTAATTTGGTAATTACACCGTACCGTGGATAATTTCCGCGGTCCCCTTCATGTTATTTTTAATCCCAGCCGTAAGATCCACCATCCAAGGGTGGAAAAACTATTTGTTATCTACCGGTCTACAACAAccgttttaaaattttatcaaggCCCAAAGAGAGGCCAAAGAAGTAAAACTTTGTCAAAATTTTACTAATGCCCAAAGAGAGGTCGAAGAAGTAAAGCTTTATCAAAATTTACTAAGGCCCAAAGAGAGGCCGAAGAAGTAACACTTTATCAAAAAATTACTAAGGCCCATAGAGAGTCCGAAGAGGTTAACaacaaatatatctatatatatgtatatatatgaaaTTATATATTACAAACCCTAAGGCAATGGTAGTCTAGCCCAATGGCAATAAGTTCacagaaattaaaattaagaaaaaattacATCAATCGGAAAGGTTTTGGTCCGGGTCTGAAGAAACGACGAGAGGCGCGTCATCATCAGCTCTTCCGACAAGGTCTTCTATCCCGACATCCAGCAGAAACTTGTAGTCCCATCCCCTGCCGGAAGCCCGAATAACAACTTCATCAAAGCcaatatggaaacaagatttcTCTGTCCGCTCCAGCTTCTTCTTCTCATTTCGAAGTATCTTCTGGGTTGCCTTCAACAGAGCATTTCGCTACTCCACACGCTTTTTCAGACGGGACACCTCCCCTTTTAAATTTCATTTACCAGTAGTCAAAGACAAAGCTTGACCTTTAGACACTTCTCTTGCTCTCTACTCCCGTCTGAGCTCCTCCTCGGCCTATGTGACCCTGGCTTCGATCTGACTCGTCGCCTTCATCTTGGACCCTGTCGGCTATAGCAGCCGCCTAAGGAATAGTATGCCATAAAAATAAGAGAGTGAAAGTAAATACAAGCCAGGACTAATACTCAAGAAATAAAGAGGCACGACGTAACGGTAAAGGTAAAGAAAGGGGAGAATGAAATATAACAGAGAAAGTCGAACCATCAGCTCGGTGCAAGCATTAGAAAGGTCCAACGCATCATAAACTTGTTGATCATTCGACAACATGAGATCGCGAAAGAGATCGGGCCCGACTTCCATTGCTGATGCACGAGCCCTTGCCACGATGAAATCCGAGGAAAGTACCCACCGGCTCAGGACAAAGGTCTCAATAACGTTACTGTCATGAGCCCTTCCCCTTTTTCGGGGGTCATCCAAGGCAACTGCAGCATACGGCCGAGTCTCGCCGGTTAACTCCAAGGAAGGAGTGGCAGAGTGTGAAGGAGAAGAAATGGGCACCCGGGTGTCGGCGTCCTCCGGTCGAGAAGTCCCCGCGACACCCTCTCTAAAGCAAGCTTTTCTTCGTCCTTACGCCTTTTTCTTTCCAACACCTCATGTCGCGAAGACACTGCGAAAATAAAAACCCAAGGAAAATGTCAAATACTCGAAGTCACGAGAAGCAGTAGCTTTATACAAgtagaattggaagaagaagaaaataaataaagtatATAAGGACAGAAATGTGTTACCACTACTCCATAGGATGAACAGCCAGTCTCTGTCCTGACTACTAGTTAACGACAGCCTCGGAGCTTTCAGAGACACTAAAGACCCGTATTTAATAGCCTATTCAGGATCGAGGTAAGGCATCACAAGCCGAGTAAGTTCGACCTCACGCCAAACCCCGAACTCTGCCAAATAGATGTTAGAGATGTAGCACCAGTGTGGGTGGCTTTTCTTATTACTGGATTGGTGAAGTACCAATCCCCTCGGCCAGCTCTTCAACCAATGGTGTAGAAACCTGGACTTTTCCCGTTTCTACGGAAATCGTAGTAGAACCAAAATAACTAGGTTGAAGGCTTGATTATCGCCTTCAAGCACAGACATTGGAAATTATTGATGTGTATGAATCCGTTCGGATCCATCTAGGCAAAGACAATCTTCATTTTCCTGAACAGACTTTTCACCAATTTTAGGAAGGGGGCCTCGAGGCCGCATTTAAAAGCGGCTTCAGAAATCCTGACGGCTTAGTCTCCGTAATTCGACAAAATCGGAGGGTATAAAAAATCTGATCCGGAATTTTCGGATGGTAGAGATGATAGACCCCCTCGGAATTTGATATTTGTCATAAAAAATTTCTATGTCTGTCTTCTCCGGCTGTGAGGGATTGTTGGCAGCTGGGAAGGAGGAGATGTCGCTGAAGTGGGTCGGACCGCTCGGCTCCGCTCCCGCGCTAGATCCATGATCCTACATCCAAAAATTAGGAAGCATTAGCCGTGCACTCAGATTGCATAACTATGGGAAAAAAGGACTAAAAGAGAAAGACTAGGTACAATAGGTCAGGATCGGCCCGAAGAAAGAGACGAAGTTTTATGGACTTAAGGGATCGGCTCCCGAAGAGTATTCTAGGGCTTGGACATTTTGAAGAACGTTCAAGACTTACATCAACATGCATGCCA
This genomic interval from Apium graveolens cultivar Ventura chromosome 8, ASM990537v1, whole genome shotgun sequence contains the following:
- the LOC141680562 gene encoding AT-hook motif nuclear-localized protein 29-like produces the protein MEGDNNQSQDSSQMVQRLLPPHEPHHSDFETNPLNNTNPQNNNSTGGGGFFPKSCPRGRPRGSKNKPKTPVVRNCESFNVLEAHVLEISSGADIMETLNTYAMQRGRGVCIFNGKGTVWNVIIHQHASSSLSGGVITLPGAFEIISITGIVLPPPAPPGFGSLSIFLSGGQGQVLGGKVVGPLIAKGAVILMVATFANAVFERIPLERHGAAEQENAANGANQVQEVQPLISQAFTVIGSVGTSLSLFNAGPAVDLPNNFVAPGPPF